The following coding sequences are from one Rhipicephalus microplus isolate Deutch F79 chromosome 3, USDA_Rmic, whole genome shotgun sequence window:
- the LOC119165098 gene encoding uncharacterized protein LOC119165098, translating into MIERFHRHFKAAIMCHPHSTWFEALPAVTLGLRATFKPDIQATPAKFVYGELLRLPRELLFAPTSDVTSLDPADFNTRVRRTMGALRPSPAARHTKLTPFVFKDLATCLHAFLRDDTVRAPFQSPYSAPYKVICRDYTTFTLQISGKDVRVSIDRLKPSYILSQEPTNPRTPSVIHRQKPATPRLAPYTTRLGRQVRAPKPLRP; encoded by the coding sequence ATGATTGAACGGTTTCACCGGCACTTCAAGGCAGCCATTATGTGCCACCCTCACTCAACCTGGTTCGAAGCTCTCCCCGCTGTCACTCTTGGTCTGCGTGCAACTTTCAAGCCAGACATTCAAGCGACGCCTGCGAAATTCGTCTACGGGGAGCTGCTTCGCCTACCTAGAGAACTCCTCTTCGCTCCGACCTCTGATGTAACCAGCTTAGACCCTGCAGACTTCAACACTCGAGTCCGTCGCACAATGGGTGCGCTGCGTCCCTCACCAGCGGCTCGCCACACCAAGCTGACCCCGTTCGTGTTTAAGGACCTGGCAACTTGCTTGCATGCCTTCCTCCGCGACGACACCGTACGCGCACCTTTCCAGTCGCCTTACTCCGCACCTTACAAAGTCATATGTCGCGATTACACAACATTCACCCTGCAAATCAGTGGAAAGGATGTACGCGTTTCCATTGACCGCCTAAAGCCATCATACATCCTTTCGCAGGAGCCTACCAACCCCCGCACGCCTTCCGTAATTCACCGACAAAAGCCCGCAACGCCTAGGCTCGCACCCTACACCACCCGCCTTGGACGCCAGGTGCGGGCCCCCAAACCTCTTCGACCCTGA